The DNA segment CCACCATCGGCCCGTGCGTGTTCGCATCCGGGTGCGTCAGGCAACGGATTTGAAACGTGCCCGGTTTGTTGGCCACGAGCTTGACAATTTCCGTTTTGCCCCGTTCCGCCGACCAACGCCGCCAAACCGGCCGTCATCCACAGACGGTTCCGGGCGCTCCATTGCACTTTGCCCATAAAAAATTCCCCCCTAGATCATGGCTGTTGGGACGACCACTCCACTACCATGTCTATGGGGGAAAAGCCCCGCTCATTCTACCTTCAGGATTTCGAACGTCATTTCGCCGCTCGGCGCCGGCACCACCACTTTTTCGCCTTTTTGTCTGCCCAAGAGGCTTTTGCCGATCGGCGATTCGTTGGAGATCCGGCCTTCCAGCGGGTCGGATTCGGCAGGACCGACGATCGTGTACACTTCCTCCTCCCCGTCCGGAACTTCCCGGATCGTCACGGTGGAACCGATCGTCACCACCCCGCTCACCTTGTCTTCATCGCGGATCAACACCGCGTTGCGCAGCTGATTTTCGAGCATCAGAATCCGCGATTCGACCATTCCCTGTTCGTCTTTCGCCGCTTCATACTCGCTGTTTTCACTCAGATCCCCGTAGGACCGGGCGATTTTTAAACGCTCCTTGACCTCGGCGCGCTTTGTCGTTTTCAGGTATTCGAGTTCTTCCTCCAGTTTGCGAAGTCCTTCCTGTGTGACATAGAATTTGTTGTCACTCACTCCAGATGTACCCCCCTATCTCTCCGGCCCCCATATTGTACCAACAAATGTTGTCAATGCAAAGAGGGTTCTTGCAAAGGATCACGGTATTCCTGTTTGGTGATCACGAACGACTGCCCATTCCACATCTCGTGAATCTCCCAGTACGGCATCGTGCTGCCGGGCCGCGTCGGGATCGCGTCTTTGCGGTACGTTACCAGTTCCCACCCTTTGTCGGTTTTCTCCACGCGATCATACGCGGCTTGCGAATGCCACACGGGAACCAGGCCCATTTCCGTGACGGTGAACATCGTACCATATTGGTAGCGGCCCGCACAGTTGCATGTCTCGACCACCAGAAATTCTGGCCGTTTGTCGGCGACAATGTTCTCGAAAATACTGCCGTTCGGCATCCATTCCAGAAACACGTTGGAGGCTGTATCGGATATAGTACGCAGTTTCGTCAACTTCCATGTATGCGCTCCGTTTGCAGCTGTTTCCCTCACGGCTTCATACAGGTCGCCGTAGCCGACCGGCCTGCCCGCAGCCAGGATCTGGGCCGCCACAATCCAGCGATTCGGCTGCAGCACGCCGACAAACCCGATTTTCGCCCGGCCTTCGTTCCATCCGGCCACCTTCTGCTGCAAAGCGGCCAGCGATTCGGATGCTGCGGTCACGTTGACCTGTCCGCCGTCCATGCGATAGGGCACGGCGAGCAAGTCGAACAGTTGCCGATTGGGAAGCAGCAGCCCGTCTGGTACGGCAACCGGCGCATGTGACAAAATCAGCCACCTGCCGTCGAGCAGCGCCGCCCTCCGCCCCGGCTGCACTTCCAACTGATGGCAGCCGTAGCGGATCACCCGCTCCTCGCCCCGCTCGTTCACCGAAATCGGCAGAATGCCCTGCAGCGCATACACGTCAACCAATCTATCGTCTCCCGCTGTGCGGGAAGCGTAAGGCAATTGCACCGGAATCCCATCGATCTTCAGTGCCGAATGGCTGGTCTCCGCATACGCCAAACCGGACGCCAACCACCCGAAAACAGCCAGGAACAAGACCATCGCCCGCAATATCATAAACCTTCCCCCTTTCTTCTCTAGGATGAAAAGAAGCAGGGAATTTTATGAATTGCGGCGGCGGGAGGGCAAGCCGTTCCCTACAGGTCTTCTTTCCGCAGCAAATTGAGTTCTTCCAGTTGAAACACGGCCGCCTTCGCGAGCCGGGCGTTTTGTTTGCGAATGCTCTTTTCGATGCAGTTTCTGACAAATCGGGCGTTGGAAAAATTATACTTCTGCTTCTCACGAAAACACAGGCTCATCAACGCTTTCTGGTATGCCGACGATACCTTATAATCGTACTCTTTGGCAATATAGGTGGCAATCGACAGCAGTTCGTCCAGGCTGTAATCTGGAAAATGCAGTTGATAGGGAATTCGTGACGCCAGTCCGGGGTTGCTGCTGAGAAACTTCAGCATCGGCTCCCGGTAACCGGCGAAGATCACAATGATCTCGTTCCGATGATCCTCCATGTACTTGAGCAGCGTTTCCACCGCTTCCATGCCAAAATCGTTCGGATTATCCCGCACCAGCGAATACGCCTCGTCGATAAACAGGATCCCGCCCCTTGCCTCCTGCAACACGGCCATCGTGTCTTTCGCCGTGTGGCCGACATAGTTCCCCACCAGATTGACGCGGCTGACTTCCCGGAACTTCTCTTCTTTCAAAATCCCGATCCGGTGAAACAACTTCGCCAAGAGCCGGGCGACGGTCGTTTTGCCGGTTCCCGGATTGCCGAGAAACGCCATGTGCATGCTCATCGACGGCGTCTTGTAGCCCTGCTTCTTGCGAAACTGCTGAACGGCCGTATAATGGGCCAACTCGTGGATCGTCGATTTGATCGGTTCCAACCCGATCAATTGATCCAGTTCCCGCAACGCGTCCTCGTATTGCCGGTCCGGTAAAGCGGTCCATTCCGGATCGCCCGCCGCCGAAGCGGCAGCAGCCGGGGCGGATGCGACCGGTTTTGCGAGCGGCGGATCGAGAATCACTTTTTTTCCGGCTGCTTTCGCGTATGTGAACGTGAGCGTATTTTGACTCATACAGTCCCCCCAACGCACACTCCCACCGAAGCGGCGCAACCCGCAAAAGCACGGGAACCCGCACTTTGGGTGAGGTCAAACAGGATGGTGAACGCAAAACGGTGTCAGATCCACCGCAATCGTGCGCCTGTTACCTATCCTATGTAGCGATCCGGGAGGCAAGTACTCGAATAGCCTTTGACGAGGCCGCCGTCCAGCGCCACCCTCCTTTTGCAACATTCTGAAAGTAGCTCCAGTATACCAAAAGCGGCTACATCCGAAAAAGAGTCAATGGTCTTGTGCTGCTCGACATTTGTCACAAAATGTTCCGAAATGGGCCGTTCCAACGTCTATTCTACAACAACCGCATGCCGGCAAAAATCAGTTCGAACAAAGCCAGTTCCCCTGAATATCGATTTGTGATAGGATAAGAGAGGTAGAAAGGGAGGTTGAAACCGGACATGAATCAAAGTCTCAGAGGTATGCTCGTAGCAGCGGTTCCCGCCACACTTGGAATCCTGTTCGGAATCGGCGTCATTGTGTACGGTCTCGATCATGGCCATAAATCGGAAGAAGCGGCTGCACAAGCGGGCGGAGACAAGAAACAGCAACAAGCGGCCGGGACGCAGCAAACTTCCGGTCAATCGAGCCAGGCATCCGGGCAATCCGCCAGCGGAGATGCGGAGATCAAGAAACTGGTAGAAACAAACTGTGCCGCTTGCCACGGTGCTGACCTGAAAGGCGCTTTCGGTCCATCGCTGGTCGAAGCGGCCAAGAAATACGACGAGAAACAAATCGTCGAAATCCTGAAAAGCGGAAAAGGCTCGATGCCCGCCGGGCGAGCGGCAGGCAAAGAGGAAGCGGTCGCAAAATACATCAAATCTCTCGCAAAATAATTCGAAACACCCCGAACCGGGGTGTTTTTTACACTCAGTCGAGCTGCAGCGATTTTCGCAGGGACGCGGTCACATCCTGTTCGTTCGTCAGCAAAAAGCGAACGGTCTCCCGCTCGTCGATCTGCAAACTCACCTGCACGCGGTCGTTGTCCGGATGAAACAGCACGGTCAATTCCTGAACTCCTCTGTTCCGGCCTTTGCCGGCGACAAAATCAAACTCCTGCACCCGGCCGTTCCAGAACCGCGAATCGAGCTTTTCCTGAAATCCCAGTTCGGACAGTGCTTGCATCAGCCGCGCCTGTTCCCGGTTCGGCTGGATGATGATCGCTTCCAATCCGGCATATTCGTCGCACCGTTCGTTCATCGCAGCATCCCGAAAAATCTGGGGCCGCAAGTAATACCGGATGGCGTGCGTCGACACCGGGAGCCATTTCGGCAAGCGGTAGGCAAACGGAAACTCGACGATCAGCGTATCCTCAAACATTAGCGGTGGATGCGTTTGAAACTCGTCGATTTTTTGTTCGATCACTTCGTCCTTCAGTTGGGCCCGCATCACAAAATCAACGTCAATGGCTTTGTCGGTCCGCTCCACCATCTCCCGCCAAAACTGAAAGCTGCCTGTCAGCGTTTCGCCGGCCGGAATCATATTGCGGTGGAGCTTTAGAATCGTCTCAGGTCGGTCGCACCCAAGCTCAGCCATAGAGTTGTTTAGCACCCCGATTCCTCCATTCACGAATTCCCTTACGAACAGTATACACCAAGATGCCGTTTTAGGCACGGAAGAAAAAGGGAAACTTATCCACCCGGTACGCTCCGGGCCGATTCGAAAGCGGATTGAATCCGCTCATTTGGCAAGCCGCTCGTCGACTTTTTCGCTATCCCTGAACTTTTCTACATTATTTTCCGGCAAGCGCTTTTCCGATCGGTTCGAACACGATTTGCAGCGGCACCGTCGGTTTCGGAACATCGACGCCGGCGATCAGCAGGGAACCGATGATCGCCGCCAGTCCCCACAGCCCGCCGCAAACGATCACCTCTTTTTGCAACCCTTTGGCCAACAACGATCGAATCTGGAAGTACGCGGCAACCGCCAGCAACAGCAAAAAACCGATGATTTGAATCTTCACTGCTTTTTCACCTCTTTTTCCTGCAGATGCAGGGGCGCTCCCGACATGCCGGTTCGTATAACGGAGAAGTCTGCCAGGATCTCCACTTCCGTTTCCGGGAATCGTTGCTTCCATTGTTCCTTCAGCGATTTCCACGTTTTTGGATGCGTCCGTTGCACCTGCTCACCGAAACCGAAAATGTCCGCCTGATAGTCCTGCTGAGCCTTGGCGATCGCCCGCCGAACCCGTTGTTCAATCGATTTTTTCAGGGCTTTCTCGGCAATCTTGACATTTTGCGGCTCACTCAAATCCAGGTTCGTGTCATTTTCGTGGATCACACCTTCCCCCTCTACCCGCAGCCTGATTTTGACCCGGTTGCCGTTGATCTCCGGTTTGATCTCGCGTTCTGCCTTTGTCAGATCGACACTGACGTTGCCGCCGCCTTCCGGAACATAGGCTGTGATCACCCCTCGTTGCAGTTTTCCCGTCACCCACATCCATCCCCGTGTCTCCTCGTCATTCAGATAGCCTGCCAGTTTAAAATCCTTGAATATGGCCATTCCCCACAAACGAATCGTTTGCCGCTCCTGCCGGCCGCGCTCTTCCAGCTGTCCTTCCCCTGCCTGTCCACCGTTTCCGGCCGGTCCCTTTATATCCGGAACAGACACCGATTCCATTGCAGCCATCACCGGTTGAATCCCTTCTCCGCTGGCCATAATCAGAAAATCGCGAATGGTCACCTCTACGCCGACACCCGTTCGTTCCAGCTCGCGAACCGCTTCCGACGGGATGCGTTCAAAAGGATATTGCACCTGCAGCATTTCCTGCCCCTGCCGGCCTTTCGCCACCAGGATCTGGGTGCGCAGCCGGCTGGTCGGGTCGCGGCTGAATTGATCCAGCAGATCCCCGATTCCCCGCTTTGCCAAACGTTCTCCGATAAATATCACCCGGCGATGGCCCTTGTACAAACGGCGCGACAGCTTCTCCTGCACCTTCCGTTCCAGATCATGCACGTTGCGGCCGGTTGCCGATACGATAAAAACGCTCCTTTGCTGTCCGCCGCCCGCTTGCTCGCCGCTGGGTCCGATGCCGACGGCGTTGGGCAGCGCGATCTGAAACGTCCCCAGCACTTTGCCATCTTCCGTCAGGTCCAGCGCGGATCCCATAACAAACGCGAGGTCGTTGATCTCGGTGCGGTCCCAGCAGCCGGTCGTGGCCAACACAATCAGCAGCAACACGCAGCATACTGCCTGTCGAATCCGCTTCGGCACTTCCCATTCACCTCACTCCGTCCGCTTGCCCCGCTTCGGACCCGGTTTCTGGCCCCGCGGCACGCGCATCTGATTGTGGAACACCGTCATGCTCGGCCGCCGGTTCATCCTCCACCAGGGTGCCCGAACCCCAACGTCTTTCAGGTTGCGAACGGTGAGCGGCGCCACAGGCGCAAAATAGGGAACGCCAAATGAACGAAGGCTGGTGAGATGTATCAGAATGGCCAACACGCCGATTGTAACTCCATACAGGCCGAGCGTACCCGCCAGAAAGATCAACGGAAACCGCAGGATGCGAATCGCGATCGCAAAATTGTAGCGCGGCATCGTAAACGATGCGATGCCGGTAATCGACACGATGATCACCATCGGGGCGGAAACGATTCCCGCTTGCACGGCGGCCTGTCCGATCACCAACGCTCCGACGATGCTGATCGCCTGCCCCACCTGTCTTGGCAAACGAAGACCCGCTTCCCGCAACGCTTCAAACGTGATCTCCATAATCAGCGCTTCGACGAACGCCGGAAACGGACTTGGCTCCCGCGACGCGGCGATCGTCAGCAGCAGATTGGTCGGAAGCATCTCCTGGTGAAAGGTGGTGATCGCCACATAAAGAGAAGGAAACAGCATCGCCACAAACAGAAAAATGTAGCGAACCCACCGAATCGCGGCCGCAATCAGAAAACGTTCGTAATAATCCTCATTGGCGTTCAACGCCTCCCAGAAAAAGGTCGGGACAATCAGCACAAACGGCGTAGTGTCAACCAGAATCGCCACTTTCCCCTCCAATAAATTGGCCGCCACCACGTCCGGCCGCTCCGTGTGTAGTACTTGGGGGAACGGAGAAAACGGCAAATCCTCAATCAGTTCCTCAATATACCCCGATTCCAGCACGCCGTCGATGCGAATCCGCCCGACCCGCTTGCGGACTTCCCGAACGATCGAATCGGCTGCGATTCCTTCGATATACGCGATGATCACATCCGTTTTCGACAATTCCCCTAGCGACAGTGCTTCCAGTTTCAGACGGGCCGTCCGCAGCCTTCTGCGCAGCAGGCTGGTGTTGGTGCGAATATTTTCCGTGAAACCTTCACGCGGACCGCGGATCACCGATTCTGCCGGAGGCTCTTCGATCGACCGCTTCTCCCACGTTTTGATGCTGGCGATCAGCGCGCTGTTCTCCCCGTCCGCCAGGATCGCGATATCGCCTTTCAAAATGCTTTGTACCACATCGGACAACCTGTCGACGGTCTGCGTTTGGGCGACGGCCACCACCTGGTGTTCGAGGATTTTCCCCATCCGTTCGAGATGGCCCAGCCCCTGCGGCAGTCCTTCGAACATCATCGGTTTCAGAACCACCTCATCCAGGTGCTTCATGTCGACAAGGCCATCGACAAAAACCAGCAACGCTTTGATCTGTCCGTGAATGTGAAGCGGGCGGAACACGACGTCGGAGCAATTGTGAAAGACCTGTTTCAAAATCGTTTCGTTTTGCAATAAATCGCTTCGGATCGGTTCACCCTGCAAATCGGCAACCGGTACCTCCAACCATGTCTGGCCCACCGGTTTGTTCCGCCTGCGTTTGAAAAACTGGCTCATCTTCTGACCTCCGAATCAACACAAGGATGGTATGGATGTTTCATGCTTTTGTCCCCGCGGCTTTTCTTCCGTTTCACCGAGTCGATCAGCAGTAACAAACTGGGTATAAGGTTGAAGGTAAAAAGAGCCGCCCCCGGAAACGTGAGAGTCAGAAATTGTTTCATGTCGGCCGTATTGTCGCTCGTCCAGCGTTCTCCGATGATCAACAGCAAGGTCAATGGAATCACAACGGTTCGGTAATCGGACAATCGGAACAGTTGTTTCACACAAACGCAAAACACAAATAGAAAAGCGGCTTCCTTGAGAAAGATGCCCATCGTCCAGGCCGCGACGATGATCGGGTCGATCCGTTCGATAAATTCGGCAATGCTGATATACCGGATCACTTCAAAAAACGGGTAATTATGTTTGCTGGTGATATCCCCCAGCACCGTGATGGTTTGCAGATTGATGAATATCATAATCAACACCATGATGCCGATCGCCAGCAGGGAAACTTTGCGTCCATCGCTCCGCCGATCCAGATAGGGCAACAGAAATGCGAGTACGAACACCTCCCCCAGCCAGCCCGACGGTACAATGGCCGCTTTCAACACCGGTAACACCCCGTTTCCCAGGAAAGGCTGCAACCGGTCAAACTCCATATTCGGCAGTGACAAGACGAAGAAAGGGATCAAAAACAGAACAAAAAAGGGAACTAGAAACTGGCAGCAACGTCCGATTGACTCAATGCCCACATATACGGTGATGCCACACAACACCAGAAACACTCCCGCTTCCACGACCACGGGAGTTCGCGGCAATGCGACCGTTTCGATAAAATCCGTATGCTCCCGGGCGATGACGATCACAAACAGATAGTAAATGTACACCAGATACACATTCAACAGTTTGGCGGCCCAACCGCCGATGATTCTCGAACTGTATTCGATGATCGTCATGCCCGGATACCGCCTGCCCAACTCCGCCAATACCAATACGCTCCAAATCCCGGTGGCGGAGGCGGGGATCGCCGCCAGCCACGCGTCCTGTTTTGCTACCGCGCCCATCACTGCAGGCAGGGATAAAATGGCGGTGGCCATCACCAGGGGAATCAGGAGCATCCCCAATTGTCCGCTCGTGATTTTCTCCTCAACCCGCATCTCTGTTCCTCCGTTCCGTTGCCGTTGCTTTGTCGCCGCACTGAACCCTTCCAGCTTTCCGCAAACGCAAGTATATTTTTCCAACTGACATTCATTTCATGCAAATCAGCAATCACCGCACAAGAAAACACTCCGTTTCCCCATCTCTTCGGCAAAAAACACTGCGAATTAGCCAATGTGGTAACGGAGAAGCTACAGATAAGCAAAACGGGGAAGGATGAAGACGGATGAGCCAGGATTTGATCAATCGGACTTGTGAATCGTTGTCGCTTCCGCTGTACGCACTGATCCACGACTCGGTGATCCATGCGTTGAAAGCGTCTCGCGTATCCCGGCAGGTGGCGCTGGCCGTATTGCGCGAGATTCCAAAATTGCCGCTCAGCCGGAAAGAACAGGAAGAATTGAAAAGCGCCAAAGGCGGGATCGAATTGGAAGACAGTTTTGGCTCCGGTAATTTTTTTGTGGTGGATGCGGGGTCACAAGAGGCGTTTGTGTGCGCCGACAAAAAACATGCCAATTATCTGGATCATCTGTTGGAAAGCCGGTCGGATCAAGACTTTTTGCCGGATGATGCTGCACAAGGCGGCGACAGGAAAGCAGGGGGCGGCCAGGCGGCCGCTTTCCGCCGGCAGCAGGGGCAAGGGCAAGGACAGGCGCAAGGACAGCAAGTCACGACTGAAGATTTGCTGGCCAAACTGCAGATGGTCGAGCTGATGTTGCAGGGAACCCAACCAAAGAACAAGCGCCGCAATATCCGGATCGGCCAGAGAAACCAGCAGACCGGGAAGAACCTGCTGCAGCAGATCGCTTTGCTGGAAGTGCTGCGCGGGACTGATCCGAGCGAACTGCTAAACCGCTTGCAGATGCTGCAATTGGCAGAACAACTCACAGCATCGGACAAAGACCGGCAGGGCGGGCGAACGGGACAGCAGGCGCAGCAACAGCAAGACCAAAAACAGCATGGCGAAGATCAGCAACAGGACGCCCAGACTCAATCCCAGGGGGCATCACAGCAGCAAGGCAACGATCTGCTGGAGACGCTTCGCGAATTGCAGCTGGTGAAAGCGTTGCAGCAGCTTTAGTCCTTTTTCGACCGGTAATACGGCAGCTTGGTGAACTTTTGTTTGCGAAAAAACAGCACATAAGCCAGGATCATGACTCCCGCGCCAATTCCGGCATACAGCAACCATTTCATTCGGAGATCCCTCTTTTCGCAAGATCGGTGTCCAACACGTGAACTGACACCACTAGCATTTCTGGATTTGTGAAACGCCATTCAAAATACCACACAAAAACAGCCGCTTCCGCCACGGCAGCATCTTGCCGGCCGATCGGCGAGCGGCTGTTTTTGTTCTGGTTAAACCCGTTTGGCAAGAATCATCGCTTCGTACAATTCTCCGAGCGTGGTCACCCCTTTTTGCCGGATCTCCTGCAGCAGAATGCTCCACAGTTGGGCGGTCAGCTTCGCATCGCCGATGGCCGTGTGCCGGCCCGCAACCGGAATCCGGCAGGCAGCCAGCAGATCATCCAGGCTGTACTGGTTGAGTCTTGGCCATACCCATTTTGCCACATCATGGGTATCGAGCACGCGGTGCGTCAAATGGGTGCGCGACGTTCGCCACAGGGCGGCGTTTAAAAACCGCACATCATGGCCCGCATGATGCATGACCAGTACGGCATCTCCCGCGAATTCGAAAAATCGCTGCAGTACATCCGCCACCTTCGGCGCGGCCGCCACATCCGGATCGCGGATGCCAGTCAGTTTGCTGACGACCGGCGGGATCGGTCTGGCCGGCTCCGGACGGATCAGAGATTCGAAAGCGGCGTCCGGCATGATCCGCTCTCCGATCATTTCCACCGCACCGATCGCAATCAGTACATCTGTATTCGGATTGAAACCGGTTGTCTCCGTATCGACCACCACAAACCGCGTGTTGGCAAGCGGCGCCACCCAGCCGGCTTCGTTTTTTGTGTTGGATTCCTTAAGCAGATGGCGGATCAACGCTTCCTTCCGCAGATCCGAGTCTCCGGCCATCGACAGCGGCAGAACGTTCGCGTTTTTCGAACGGAAAAAACGGCGCAGCATGCCAAGCAGATTCTGTTCCATCGGCGTTCGCTCACTTCGGCTTGCGGAACCGCCTGGCGGTCCGTTTTTGCAGGTGTCTGGCCGTTCGCATCGCTTCTTTCAAAGCGGCCGCTTCCGTGTCCGACAGCCTATCCGGGCACACATAATTGCCCCAGATCCGGTGATGGATAAACAGCCGCAACGCGCCGGCCACACGAGACGCCCATTGCTCCTCCCAAATCGCCAGATCACGCAAGGCCGCAATCCGCTCCAAAGTGGATGTCGCATGGACACCGTGCGCCAGCGACCAGAGCCGGGCAGCATTCACGATCTGCAAATAGCCGCCTTCCTTGATGTTGAGTTCTCCCATATGATCGCCCCACTTTTCAGTTCGAAAACGGTCGCGCCAGTCGAGCGCCACCGGCTGCTGCCAACCGTGTTGGGCCGTTTGCCAATGGACGAAGGCGAGTTCCCTCACCTGCCCGGAAAACCATTCACGAAGCTCGGCAGCCAACCGGAAATCGCCGCAGATCGGGCGCATATCGGCCGCCATCGCCAAAAAACGGGCATTGTTCCCATCGGGATAACCGGCATACGATCCGATCGCCTGCCGCCATTCCCGCAACGATCCGTTCCAGCGGGGATTTGTCGCCATCACAAAACCGGGACAATAAGGGTAGCCGACCGCAGCCAACCGGCTGACCACCCACTCGGCCAACATTTGAAAAAATGCCCTCGTCTCCCCCCGCGTATCGGAAGGTTCCTCCAGATACAACAGAGCATTATCCTGATCCGGCGCCAGCGTCTGCTCCCGGCGCCCGCCGCTGCCCAGCAAAAGCCAGCAAAACGGGGTGGGCGGGGCCCCTCGGCCGGCGCTCTCCAAATCGGCCAGCGTCAATTCGATCGTGCGTTTGATCAACTGGTCGTGCCACTGATTGATGAAGGAGAGAATTTCGCAAGCATCGAAGCCGGATCTTTGCCAATCGCGGGCCACATCCGGCATCCGGTCATGCAGCACCCGCAACGCGCGAATCTCGTTCGCACTCTCCACCTGGCTGATGATCTGCCTCAACATGGATTGCCCGGCTGCCTGCATTCCATTACTCCTTTCCCGACGATTCCAATTGAACAGATAAAACGTTGTCGATCTTTGAAATCGTTTCCACCACTTCTTGCAGATGAGAATCGACAACAGGAGGAGCGGAAAATTCGATCGTTGTACTCACGACATCCTCATCCGCGTGCATCGAAACATCGGTGATATTGAGCCCTTTTTGTCCCAGAATCGCGGCGATTTCGGCCAGCAGCGCCGGCCGATCGACCGACACGTAGGTCAACTGTTTCCGCTGCGGTTTATGGATCCGCTTTTGTAAGCGCGGAATTCCAACCATACACAAGATCACAAGCGCGACCGTGACAGTTGCGACAAAATATTGCCCGCTGCCGACCGCAAATCCGACAATCATCGCCAACAGCAGCATGGCGGCGGTCGAGTAGCCGCTGATCGCAAACCGGTCGCTGCGCAGCACGATCCCAGCCGCCAGAAATCCGCCGATTCCGCCGCCCACCTGGGCGGCCAGGCGAGCCGGATCAAAACGGGCATTCGGATGGTTGGTAAAGTCGGCAAACGAATAGGTGGAGAGCCACATCAACAGGCAGCCGGACACGGATACGAGAATATGCGTTTTCAAACCGGCCGATTTGTTTTTTCTCTCCCGTTCCCAGCCCAACAGTCCGCCAAGCAGGATGCTGAGCGAGATGCGCAGCAGAAAAACCAAATGGAGATCGGATGCTGCAGCCACTGCTAGTCACTCCCCATAAGCAGGCTTTTCCGGAACGGCAAGAGAACGGGACCCCTGAAGCCCCGCCCCCGCCCACACCCGCTTCCATTTCGACTAAGCGAACGGTTTTCAGATTGACGGGGCCCCGCAATCCCCCTGGACCGTTTGCATCAGTTGAAAGCCGCTTCCGTAGACGTTTTGGCATAGTGGCCGCCGTTTGGCAACTGTTCCGGATAGCCGGATGCGCCGTGTTCGCTGATGTCCAGTCCGATGATCTCCTCTTCGCGGCTGATCCGCAGACCCACCGTGACTTTGATCAGGTACATGATGACAAACGATGCCACGAACACATAGGCGAATGAGGCAGCAACACCCAAGAACTGTACCCACAGTTGATGCAAACCGCCGCCGTAGAACAAACCCGGCTGACCGACACCAACCTTTTCAACGAGGTCAGGAGCAGCAAAGAACCCTGTCGAAAGTGTTCCCCAGATCCCGGCGACGCCGTGAACCGAGAAAGCCCCAACCGGATCGTCGATCTTCAGCACGCGTTCGAAGAAGAGAACCGAGAATACCATCACAATCCCTGCGATTGCACCGA comes from the Effusibacillus pohliae DSM 22757 genome and includes:
- a CDS encoding MgtC/SapB family protein, encoding MAAASDLHLVFLLRISLSILLGGLLGWERERKNKSAGLKTHILVSVSGCLLMWLSTYSFADFTNHPNARFDPARLAAQVGGGIGGFLAAGIVLRSDRFAISGYSTAAMLLLAMIVGFAVGSGQYFVATVTVALVILCMVGIPRLQKRIHKPQRKQLTYVSVDRPALLAEIAAILGQKGLNITDVSMHADEDVVSTTIEFSAPPVVDSHLQEVVETISKIDNVLSVQLESSGKE
- a CDS encoding exonuclease domain-containing protein, with the translated sequence MEQNLLGMLRRFFRSKNANVLPLSMAGDSDLRKEALIRHLLKESNTKNEAGWVAPLANTRFVVVDTETTGFNPNTDVLIAIGAVEMIGERIMPDAAFESLIRPEPARPIPPVVSKLTGIRDPDVAAAPKVADVLQRFFEFAGDAVLVMHHAGHDVRFLNAALWRTSRTHLTHRVLDTHDVAKWVWPRLNQYSLDDLLAACRIPVAGRHTAIGDAKLTAQLWSILLQEIRQKGVTTLGELYEAMILAKRV
- a CDS encoding DUF294 nucleotidyltransferase-like domain-containing protein, whose protein sequence is MQAAGQSMLRQIISQVESANEIRALRVLHDRMPDVARDWQRSGFDACEILSFINQWHDQLIKRTIELTLADLESAGRGAPPTPFCWLLLGSGGRREQTLAPDQDNALLYLEEPSDTRGETRAFFQMLAEWVVSRLAAVGYPYCPGFVMATNPRWNGSLREWRQAIGSYAGYPDGNNARFLAMAADMRPICGDFRLAAELREWFSGQVRELAFVHWQTAQHGWQQPVALDWRDRFRTEKWGDHMGELNIKEGGYLQIVNAARLWSLAHGVHATSTLERIAALRDLAIWEEQWASRVAGALRLFIHHRIWGNYVCPDRLSDTEAAALKEAMRTARHLQKRTARRFRKPK